One genomic window of Microbacterium sp. BH-3-3-3 includes the following:
- the solA gene encoding N-methyl-L-tryptophan oxidase, with protein MEQFDAAVVGLGALGSAAAYHLAGRGARTVAFEQFELGHVRGASHDTSRIVRTSYGSAAYVRFAQAAYREWAALEAATGERLLSITGGVVFIPDGGPYDAADFARSLTDNDVPFDLLGPDEVHERWPQFSLPAGVTTVYTPDSGIAHAARTVATLQMHARVRGADLRDRTRVDRLIPDGDGVIVSTSSGEVRARRVVVAADAWTNTLLEPLGIRIPLEVMQEQVSYFAPSEPEAFERDRFPVWIWEDEQCFYGFPTYGEPTIKAARDVSEVHMSPAERTFVPSEERTAELAAFLSATIPASGPVLRTVTCQYALTPDRRFVIGPLVEQPDIIVALGAGHAFKFTPAIGLALAELAMGGDTTDDLSAFAVDATVAPAM; from the coding sequence ATGGAGCAGTTCGACGCCGCCGTCGTCGGTCTCGGAGCCCTCGGCAGCGCCGCCGCGTACCACCTGGCCGGTCGGGGCGCGCGCACGGTCGCCTTCGAGCAGTTCGAGCTCGGGCACGTGCGCGGCGCCTCGCACGACACCTCGCGCATCGTGCGCACCTCGTACGGCTCGGCCGCGTACGTGCGCTTCGCGCAGGCGGCGTACCGCGAGTGGGCGGCGCTCGAGGCGGCCACGGGGGAGCGACTGCTGAGCATCACCGGCGGCGTCGTGTTCATCCCCGACGGCGGCCCGTACGACGCCGCCGACTTCGCGCGGAGCCTGACCGACAACGACGTGCCGTTCGACCTGCTCGGCCCCGACGAGGTGCACGAGCGGTGGCCGCAGTTCTCGCTGCCCGCCGGCGTCACCACCGTCTACACGCCCGACTCGGGAATCGCCCACGCCGCCCGCACGGTCGCGACGCTGCAGATGCACGCCCGGGTGCGGGGCGCCGACCTGCGGGACCGCACGCGGGTCGACCGCCTCATCCCCGACGGCGACGGCGTGATCGTCTCGACCTCGTCCGGCGAGGTGCGCGCTCGCCGCGTCGTCGTGGCCGCCGACGCGTGGACGAACACGCTGCTCGAGCCGCTCGGCATCCGGATCCCGCTCGAGGTCATGCAGGAGCAGGTGAGCTACTTCGCGCCATCCGAGCCCGAGGCGTTCGAGCGCGACCGGTTCCCCGTCTGGATCTGGGAGGACGAGCAGTGCTTCTACGGTTTCCCGACCTACGGCGAGCCCACCATCAAGGCGGCGCGCGACGTCTCGGAGGTGCACATGTCACCGGCGGAGCGCACGTTCGTCCCGTCGGAGGAGCGCACGGCCGAGCTGGCGGCGTTCCTCTCGGCGACGATCCCCGCGAGCGGCCCGGTGCTGCGCACCGTCACGTGCCAGTACGCGCTGACCCCCGACCGCCGCTTCGTCATCGGCCCCCTCGTCGAGCAGCCCGACATCATCGTGGCGCTGGGCGCCGGCCACGCGTTCAAGTTCACCCCGGCGATCGGTCTGGCGCTGGCCGAGCTCGCGATGGGCGGCGACACCACCGACGACCTGTCGGC